One stretch of Roseibium sp. HPY-6 DNA includes these proteins:
- a CDS encoding Na/Pi symporter, whose protein sequence is MFAGLGLFFFAMHFLCVNLKRLADQKLKRRIARLTSTAPAGLSVGMVMIVLTQSGTAAVFLLVGLVRAGMMTLRQVQPVILGLNLGAGLIVLFLTLDIRVAVLLLIGVSGIFYAFGSRHKEQVSGAAIGVGLLFLGFQIMRDAASQLETQAWFIQFVEATAGAPVLAFLAGMVLTVFAQSSIAVSAVMIVFLQSGLFQLQDGIMFVFGTNIGSSVLMVLLSANLTGVQRQVALYKLGFNAISASILLPLMYIEAVTGFPLVVHLLSHLSNDPGTQVALAYVLFNVLPAPFLLLLCGPTAELLQKLSPETRAEHGAKPKHLALPCQEPPPIVQRLIELETVRLLQLSSEAFDSMRCDRGAKKLHANLEAAGALHKIIAEALQDLASNRSLSPDEHKHVDLLVRILYLTQEMRSALHDFGAEVYCLRKKSPDLWFADSAVEGLDAILNVLISVARDRNSDALDVLARLTSKKGNGINAIKVAYLQNEQLLSGQQKINVLNAMNLCERLIWLFGEAGEAYGRLGKSQVEVLSSVFETPLAGERLRA, encoded by the coding sequence ATGTTTGCGGGGCTGGGTCTGTTTTTCTTCGCGATGCATTTTCTTTGCGTCAATCTCAAACGGCTTGCCGATCAGAAACTGAAACGCCGAATTGCAAGACTGACGTCCACGGCACCTGCGGGGCTGTCGGTTGGTATGGTCATGATCGTACTGACCCAAAGCGGCACTGCAGCCGTGTTTCTCCTCGTCGGGCTGGTGCGCGCGGGCATGATGACACTCCGGCAGGTTCAGCCGGTGATTCTCGGCCTCAATCTGGGCGCCGGGCTTATTGTGCTCTTCCTCACCCTGGACATTCGGGTGGCCGTATTGCTGCTCATCGGCGTCTCCGGAATTTTCTACGCCTTTGGCTCGCGGCACAAGGAACAGGTATCAGGCGCTGCAATTGGCGTCGGTCTCCTGTTTCTGGGTTTTCAGATCATGCGCGATGCGGCATCGCAGCTTGAAACGCAAGCCTGGTTCATACAGTTCGTCGAAGCGACGGCAGGAGCGCCTGTGCTGGCCTTTCTTGCCGGGATGGTCCTGACCGTTTTCGCCCAGTCATCGATTGCCGTTTCAGCGGTCATGATTGTGTTCCTGCAGTCCGGACTTTTTCAGCTGCAAGACGGCATCATGTTTGTTTTTGGGACCAATATCGGCAGTTCGGTGCTCATGGTGCTGCTTTCGGCCAATCTGACTGGCGTGCAGAGGCAGGTCGCGCTTTACAAACTGGGTTTCAACGCGATTTCGGCTTCGATCCTCTTGCCGCTGATGTATATCGAGGCCGTAACCGGATTTCCGCTTGTGGTCCATTTGTTGTCGCATCTGAGCAATGATCCGGGCACGCAGGTTGCGCTTGCTTATGTCTTGTTCAACGTGTTGCCTGCACCGTTTCTCCTGTTGCTGTGTGGTCCAACTGCGGAGCTGCTTCAAAAGCTCAGTCCAGAGACACGCGCAGAGCATGGTGCCAAGCCGAAGCACCTCGCATTGCCGTGTCAGGAGCCTCCGCCGATTGTCCAAAGACTTATTGAACTGGAAACTGTTCGGCTTCTGCAGCTGAGTTCCGAAGCATTTGACAGCATGCGGTGTGATCGCGGAGCCAAAAAGCTTCATGCGAATCTGGAGGCAGCCGGAGCCCTGCACAAGATCATAGCCGAGGCCCTCCAGGACCTGGCGTCAAATCGTTCGCTGTCACCGGACGAACACAAGCATGTCGATTTGCTGGTACGCATTTTGTATCTCACGCAAGAGATGCGCAGCGCCCTGCACGACTTTGGTGCGGAAGTCTATTGTCTGCGTAAAAAGAGCCCGGACCTGTGGTTTGCGGACTCAGCCGTTGAGGGACTTGATGCCATTCTGAATGTGCTGATTTCAGTTGCTCGTGACAGAAACAGCGATGCCCTTGACGTGCTGGCCAGACTGACGTCCAAAAAAGGGAACGGCATCAATGCGATCAAAGTTGCTTATCTGCAGAACGAACAGCTTCTGTCGGGCCAGCAGAAGATCAACGTGCTGAATGCGATGAACCTTTGCGAACGGCTGATCTGGCTTTTCGGAGAGGCCGGGGAGGCTTATGGGAGATTGGGGAAGAGCCAGGTCGAGGTCCTGTCATCCGTATTTGAGACACCGTTGGCGGGAGAGCGGCTCCGGGCTTGA
- a CDS encoding GNAT family N-acetyltransferase — MTFENTISITAVETDAELAAVKSLFRAYVDWLGIDLTYQGFEEELAGMPGKYAPPKGALFVATDADGSILGCVGLRQFDDDGSCEMKRLYVLPEGRGKGVGGALVARVLEAAVAAGYRQMLLDTLPTMTGAVKLYTAAGFEQISAYYDTPIKETVFFRKLLQQV; from the coding sequence ATGACCTTTGAAAACACGATTTCAATTACCGCGGTTGAAACCGACGCCGAACTCGCTGCGGTTAAATCCCTGTTTCGAGCTTATGTCGACTGGCTCGGGATCGATCTGACCTATCAGGGTTTTGAAGAGGAACTCGCCGGAATGCCGGGGAAATACGCCCCGCCAAAAGGTGCTTTGTTCGTTGCAACAGACGCGGACGGATCCATTCTTGGATGTGTCGGACTGCGACAGTTCGACGATGATGGCAGCTGCGAAATGAAGCGGCTTTATGTTTTGCCGGAAGGGCGCGGAAAAGGCGTGGGCGGCGCGCTCGTTGCCCGTGTGCTGGAAGCGGCGGTGGCGGCGGGTTATCGTCAAATGCTGCTTGATACGCTGCCGACGATGACCGGGGCCGTGAAGCTCTACACGGCCGCCGGATTTGAACAGATATCCGCCTATTACGACACACCGATAAAAGAGACTGTTTTCTTCCGAAAGCTGCTCCAGCAGGTGTAG
- a CDS encoding putative quinol monooxygenase → MSNYFISAGIELKSGADLKEAQEGLRRLVEQTRSEPGCLLFEIRQNLENPGRFTLWECWTDKQALADHFEAEHTKAYLARDLTEVNYIEELSEIGQVREEANR, encoded by the coding sequence ATGTCGAACTATTTCATCAGCGCTGGAATTGAACTCAAATCGGGTGCCGACCTCAAAGAAGCACAAGAGGGACTGCGGCGTCTGGTGGAGCAGACCCGGAGCGAACCGGGATGTCTCCTGTTTGAAATTCGTCAGAATCTGGAGAACCCTGGCAGATTTACGCTTTGGGAATGCTGGACCGACAAGCAGGCACTTGCGGATCATTTCGAAGCCGAACACACGAAAGCTTACCTCGCACGCGACCTGACCGAGGTGAATTACATCGAAGAGCTTTCCGAAATCGGACAGGTGCGTGAAGAGGCTAACAGGTGA
- a CDS encoding RidA family protein — MPILRQNFEELGLPVGPYTHAVSQGTMLFTSGFTAFGTDAQSGSAAEQTDAILKQLDFIAREHGKSLEDLVKVTVFFTDPDDIPGIREALTNGYGDAVPASSLVLVAGLFSPELRVEIEGVFAL; from the coding sequence ATGCCGATTTTGCGACAGAATTTTGAAGAACTGGGACTTCCGGTCGGGCCTTATACGCACGCTGTTTCGCAGGGCACGATGCTGTTCACATCCGGTTTCACGGCTTTCGGGACAGATGCACAGTCGGGATCTGCGGCTGAGCAGACCGATGCGATCCTGAAGCAACTCGATTTCATCGCCCGCGAGCATGGAAAGAGCCTTGAGGATCTTGTGAAAGTCACCGTGTTCTTCACCGATCCGGATGATATTCCGGGTATCCGGGAAGCACTCACCAACGGGTATGGCGACGCTGTTCCGGCGAGTTCTCTGGTCCTGGTCGCGGGACTGTTTTCTCCCGAGCTGCGTGTCGAGATAGAGGGTGTTTTCGCCTTGTGA
- a CDS encoding STAS domain-containing protein, translating into MKIEIYRENALCIVRPSGRIDLATLAEFESSLRELIETAPPKLLIDMGKVTYLAGAGLGVLLATATYLRGQASHMGIFGVSGRVREVFEVSGFGSVLNVHADELSARGEVH; encoded by the coding sequence GTGAAAATAGAAATTTATCGAGAAAATGCTCTTTGTATCGTTCGCCCGTCGGGGCGCATAGATCTGGCAACACTTGCCGAGTTCGAAAGCTCCTTACGCGAGTTGATCGAAACCGCTCCGCCGAAGCTGCTCATAGACATGGGAAAGGTCACCTATCTGGCAGGCGCCGGGCTTGGCGTTCTTCTGGCGACGGCCACATACCTGCGTGGTCAGGCCAGTCACATGGGCATTTTCGGTGTCTCCGGACGTGTGCGCGAAGTGTTTGAGGTTTCCGGTTTCGGATCGGTCCTCAATGTCCATGCCGATGAGCTGAGCGCGCGGGGAGAGGTCCACTGA
- a CDS encoding S9 family peptidase — protein MKQDAFPPRAEARPQSFETHGISRQDDYGWLRADNWQEVMRDPSVLDADIRAYLEAENAYQDALMEPTKELQEKLFSEMRGRIKEDDSSVPSPDGPFAYGMKFETGGQQPIFFRTPRDGGEETILLHGDTEAEGKAYFRIGGASQSPDHKLLAWAYDDKGSEYYSLQLRDMASGKDMDYSIADTGGGGVFSADSSFVFYVRLDDNHRPSKLFRHKIGTDPAEDVLVHEEEDAGFFMGVGKTQSGDTILIDIHDHETSEVWMIPADQPEAPPVLIAPRDTGVEYSVDDHGDTLYILTNLGDAEDFKIVTAPKATPGREFWTDFVDHKPGCLILAHSVFKTFMTRLEREDGLPRIVIRRLTDNVEHSVEFDEEAYSLGLGGGYEFDTTSIRFSYSSMTTPSQTFDYDVETRERVLRKEQEVPSGHDVSDYVTRRLMAPAADGETVPVSILYHKDTKLDGSAPLLLYGYGSYGITIPASFNTNALSLVDRGFVYAIAHIRGGKDKGFRWYKDGRRENKKNTFTDFIAAADHLVAEKLSSHDRIVAQGGSAGGMLMGAITNMAPEKFGGIIAEVPFVDVLTTMLDDTLPLTPPEWPEWGNPITEKTAYEYIASYSPYDNVEAKDYPALLAVAGLTDPRVTYWEPAKWVAKLRATKTGDSLLMLKTNMEAGHGGASGRFDRLKEVALVQAFALMVTGKV, from the coding sequence ATGAAACAAGATGCCTTTCCCCCACGCGCCGAGGCGCGCCCGCAAAGCTTTGAAACTCACGGCATTTCGCGTCAGGACGACTATGGTTGGCTGCGCGCGGACAACTGGCAGGAGGTCATGCGTGACCCGTCTGTGCTGGATGCCGACATCAGGGCCTATCTGGAAGCTGAAAACGCTTACCAGGATGCTCTTATGGAACCGACAAAAGAGCTTCAGGAAAAGCTCTTTTCGGAGATGCGCGGCCGCATCAAGGAAGACGACAGCTCCGTGCCGTCCCCCGATGGTCCCTTCGCCTATGGCATGAAGTTCGAAACCGGCGGCCAGCAGCCGATCTTCTTCCGCACGCCGCGCGACGGCGGTGAGGAAACAATTCTCTTGCACGGCGACACCGAGGCCGAAGGAAAGGCCTATTTCCGGATCGGTGGCGCAAGCCAGTCACCGGACCACAAGCTGCTTGCCTGGGCCTATGACGACAAGGGTTCGGAGTATTATTCCCTGCAGCTGCGCGATATGGCATCCGGCAAGGATATGGACTACAGCATCGCCGATACCGGCGGCGGCGGGGTCTTCTCCGCCGACAGCTCGTTCGTGTTCTATGTTCGCCTGGACGACAATCACCGCCCCTCAAAGCTGTTTCGCCACAAGATAGGCACTGACCCGGCGGAAGACGTGCTCGTGCACGAAGAGGAAGACGCCGGATTTTTCATGGGCGTCGGCAAAACCCAGTCCGGCGATACGATCCTGATCGACATTCACGATCACGAGACGTCTGAAGTCTGGATGATCCCGGCCGATCAGCCGGAAGCGCCGCCCGTCCTGATCGCTCCGCGTGACACCGGCGTGGAATATTCGGTCGACGACCATGGCGACACGCTCTACATCCTGACCAACCTGGGTGATGCGGAAGATTTCAAGATCGTCACCGCCCCCAAGGCAACGCCTGGACGCGAATTCTGGACCGATTTCGTGGATCACAAGCCCGGCTGCCTGATCCTTGCGCACAGCGTGTTCAAGACCTTCATGACCCGTCTGGAGCGTGAAGACGGCCTGCCCCGCATCGTCATCCGCCGGCTTACCGACAATGTCGAACACTCGGTGGAATTTGACGAGGAAGCGTATTCGCTGGGTCTGGGCGGGGGCTATGAGTTCGACACGACCTCTATCCGCTTCAGCTATTCCTCCATGACCACGCCGTCGCAGACCTTCGATTATGATGTCGAAACCCGCGAACGGGTTCTGCGCAAGGAACAGGAAGTGCCATCCGGTCACGACGTTTCCGATTATGTGACGCGCCGCCTCATGGCACCTGCGGCAGATGGCGAAACCGTCCCCGTATCCATTCTCTATCACAAGGATACCAAGCTGGACGGATCAGCGCCGCTCCTGCTTTACGGCTACGGATCCTACGGCATCACGATACCGGCGAGCTTCAATACCAATGCGTTGTCCCTCGTCGATCGGGGTTTTGTCTATGCGATCGCCCATATCCGCGGTGGCAAGGACAAGGGCTTCAGGTGGTACAAGGACGGGCGCCGCGAAAACAAGAAGAACACCTTCACCGATTTCATCGCAGCCGCCGATCATCTGGTTGCCGAAAAGCTGTCGTCCCATGACCGGATCGTCGCACAGGGCGGATCAGCCGGAGGCATGCTGATGGGCGCGATCACCAACATGGCGCCGGAAAAATTTGGCGGCATCATCGCGGAAGTGCCCTTTGTCGATGTTCTGACGACAATGCTGGACGATACGCTGCCGCTGACCCCGCCCGAGTGGCCGGAGTGGGGTAACCCGATCACCGAGAAGACGGCCTATGAATACATCGCTTCCTATTCGCCATACGACAACGTCGAAGCCAAGGACTACCCTGCTCTCCTCGCGGTTGCCGGATTGACGGATCCGCGTGTGACCTATTGGGAACCCGCCAAATGGGTCGCCAAACTCCGAGCGACGAAAACAGGCGACAGCCTGCTCATGCTCAAAACAAACATGGAGGCCGGTCACGGCGGCGCATCCGGGCGTTTCGATCGTCTGAAGGAAGTTGCGCTGGTTCAGGCCTTCGCTCTGATGGTGACCGGTAAGGTCTAG
- a CDS encoding VPLPA-CTERM sorting domain-containing protein: protein MSIKSVSLGVAFTIASIVGANAAALDLSGFTQFGAGNWDVAGDNLSVTQTQNADPGAFVSANIFIDSSFEGNFRSNGTFDDDYMGFVFGFGADDSSPFYLFDWKQGDQLGSQDGFTLARVTGGLDSIPFGNHQDDAPGYDVIASDVDDVGNERGWDSFVDYNFKLTYQSNRILIEVGGGSPLSDALEVIFDISPADVAGVSSFEAGRFGFYNFSQNNITYAGFTESDAQVVPLPAALPLLAGGLGALGLMGWRRKRTTA from the coding sequence ATGAGTATAAAATCAGTAAGCTTAGGGGTGGCATTCACTATTGCATCAATCGTCGGCGCTAACGCCGCCGCGTTGGACCTCTCAGGCTTTACGCAATTTGGGGCTGGCAACTGGGATGTCGCCGGAGACAATCTAAGCGTCACGCAAACGCAGAACGCGGATCCAGGCGCGTTCGTGAGTGCCAACATTTTCATTGATAGTTCGTTTGAAGGTAATTTTCGGTCGAATGGAACTTTTGATGACGACTACATGGGATTTGTCTTCGGATTTGGTGCCGATGACAGCTCTCCGTTTTATTTGTTCGACTGGAAGCAAGGGGATCAATTGGGGAGCCAGGACGGTTTCACCCTTGCGCGTGTGACCGGGGGGTTGGACTCGATTCCGTTTGGCAATCACCAAGACGATGCACCTGGATACGATGTGATTGCCTCTGATGTGGACGATGTTGGTAATGAACGAGGTTGGGATTCGTTTGTAGATTACAACTTTAAGCTCACATATCAAAGCAACCGAATATTGATCGAAGTTGGTGGCGGTAGTCCCTTAAGCGACGCACTCGAGGTCATCTTTGACATTAGTCCGGCTGACGTTGCAGGCGTGAGTAGTTTCGAGGCAGGTCGATTCGGATTCTACAACTTTAGTCAAAATAACATTACGTACGCTGGCTTCACTGAGTCCGACGCGCAAGTCGTGCCCCTTCCAGCGGCCTTACCTCTTCTCGCTGGTGGGCTAGGTGCGCTAGGACTAATGGGTTGGCGCAGAAAGCGAACAACTGCGTAA
- a CDS encoding cytochrome c → MKKALIVLVLLAVVAAGVGWVLSAPTRMSEQRAASLQSGDPAKGELVFWAGGCASCHAAPDAKGEDLLKLGGGLRLETPFGVFVAPNISSSETDGIGGWSLTDFANAMTHGTSPDGRNYYPAFPYTSYARMTGTDLGDLYAFMKTLPNVEGDAGPHELGFPFNIRRGLGLWKRLFLDPEPVIATPVGDGSVDQALWDRGRYLVEGPGHCGECHTPRDVAGGLKLAEWLGGAPAPTGEGRIPDITPVEGKFGSWSAADIAYYLESGFTPEYDSIGGEMVKVQENMARLPAGDREAIAAYLKAIPPVIEVAN, encoded by the coding sequence ATGAAAAAGGCACTGATTGTCCTTGTTCTACTTGCTGTCGTTGCAGCAGGTGTCGGGTGGGTGTTGTCTGCACCGACGCGTATGAGCGAGCAGCGGGCGGCAAGTCTGCAATCAGGCGATCCGGCCAAAGGTGAACTGGTTTTCTGGGCAGGCGGGTGTGCATCGTGTCACGCAGCGCCTGATGCCAAGGGCGAGGATCTTCTGAAACTCGGCGGCGGCTTGCGCCTCGAGACACCATTCGGTGTCTTTGTCGCCCCGAACATTTCCTCCAGTGAAACCGACGGTATCGGCGGCTGGTCCCTGACGGATTTCGCCAATGCGATGACACACGGGACGTCTCCGGACGGCAGGAACTATTACCCTGCTTTTCCATACACATCCTATGCACGCATGACAGGCACGGATCTGGGTGATCTATACGCCTTCATGAAAACGCTTCCGAACGTGGAGGGCGATGCGGGACCGCACGAACTCGGGTTCCCGTTCAACATTCGCCGCGGCTTGGGTCTTTGGAAGCGCCTCTTCCTTGATCCCGAGCCTGTAATTGCAACGCCGGTGGGCGACGGATCGGTGGATCAGGCCCTTTGGGATCGCGGGCGCTATCTCGTGGAGGGCCCGGGTCACTGCGGTGAATGCCATACGCCGCGCGACGTTGCGGGCGGGTTGAAGCTTGCCGAATGGCTGGGAGGTGCGCCAGCGCCGACGGGTGAGGGACGCATCCCCGATATCACTCCAGTGGAAGGTAAGTTCGGCAGCTGGAGTGCGGCTGACATTGCCTATTATCTGGAGAGCGGATTTACGCCTGAATATGATTCCATCGGCGGTGAAATGGTGAAGGTGCAGGAGAACATGGCGAGACTGCCTGCGGGGGATCGGGAGGCAATCGCTGCCTACCTGAAGGCAATTCCACCCGTCATTGAAGTCGCAAATTGA
- a CDS encoding globin-coupled sensor protein, translating into MSNETEVFARRLQFAHIDDEVVADLRSLWPVIEKNIDGILSGFYDHLRQYPEVSEMVGDQQNRLESAQKAHWEKLFNQGFDRDYVESINRIGRVHSRIGLEPKWYIAGYQFVLVRLQDLFVRKFRFSPARLSRSLRHVTSAVMLDLDMAISTYQALLMEAQEQRTKDLNAAIEAFQRSVEEPLQHIGTKAGTVAGDAAQLQDVCGSAKAETGSANAISQETGLNVQTVASATEELSASILEISKQVTSASQIANQARTNAESTSGQVESLSGAAQKIGDVIGLIQAIAEQTNLLALNATIEAARAGDAGKGFAVVAAEVKELATQTSKATEEISNQVAEIQGATTNAVDSIETIAEVVRQLDEMTASIAAAVEEQGAATGEISASVQTVADGATVLSGNISSVQQAIDSADTTSTTFLSAATEMEHCVETVSSEISGFFDKVRQIS; encoded by the coding sequence ATGTCAAATGAAACCGAAGTGTTCGCGCGCCGGCTGCAATTTGCGCACATTGATGATGAGGTTGTGGCCGACCTCCGGTCACTTTGGCCTGTGATTGAAAAAAACATCGATGGAATACTGTCCGGGTTTTACGATCACTTGCGGCAATACCCGGAAGTGTCCGAGATGGTCGGGGATCAACAGAACCGCCTGGAAAGTGCACAGAAGGCACATTGGGAAAAACTCTTCAACCAGGGGTTCGACCGGGATTACGTTGAAAGCATCAACCGCATCGGGCGCGTTCACAGCCGGATAGGTCTGGAACCCAAGTGGTACATCGCCGGTTATCAATTCGTACTCGTCAGACTGCAGGATCTGTTTGTCAGAAAATTCCGGTTTTCACCCGCCAGGCTGTCCCGTTCCCTGCGGCACGTCACGAGCGCAGTCATGCTGGATCTGGACATGGCGATTTCGACATATCAGGCGCTTCTTATGGAGGCCCAGGAACAGAGGACAAAAGATCTCAACGCAGCAATCGAGGCCTTCCAGCGTTCCGTTGAAGAGCCGCTTCAGCACATCGGGACAAAGGCAGGCACCGTCGCCGGTGATGCGGCCCAACTCCAGGACGTCTGCGGATCGGCCAAAGCGGAAACGGGCTCCGCAAACGCAATCTCCCAGGAAACCGGTCTCAACGTCCAGACAGTCGCCTCAGCGACCGAAGAACTGTCAGCATCAATCCTGGAGATCTCGAAGCAGGTGACCAGCGCCTCACAGATTGCCAACCAGGCCCGCACAAACGCCGAAAGCACAAGCGGTCAGGTTGAGAGCCTTTCCGGGGCAGCACAAAAGATCGGTGATGTAATTGGCCTCATCCAGGCGATCGCCGAGCAGACAAACCTCCTGGCGCTGAATGCAACCATTGAGGCCGCTCGAGCAGGAGACGCAGGCAAGGGATTTGCAGTCGTCGCGGCAGAGGTGAAAGAACTGGCAACACAAACGTCCAAGGCCACCGAGGAAATCAGCAATCAGGTGGCCGAAATCCAAGGGGCAACAACAAATGCGGTCGATTCGATCGAAACCATTGCGGAGGTCGTGCGCCAGCTCGACGAAATGACTGCATCGATCGCCGCTGCGGTCGAGGAGCAAGGTGCTGCCACTGGCGAAATATCGGCGAGTGTGCAGACCGTCGCGGATGGCGCCACCGTGCTTTCCGGAAACATTTCCAGCGTTCAACAGGCGATTGATTCCGCAGACACGACCAGCACGACCTTCCTGTCCGCCGCAACGGAGATGGAGCATTGCGTGGAGACTGTCTCAAGCGAAATCAGCGGTTTTTTCGACAAAGTCAGGCAGATAAGCTGA
- a CDS encoding LysR family transcriptional regulator → MLDDISLFIHITQCRSLAAAASKLDLPAATVTRRLRRLEETLGARLIHRSARKFALTSEGEAYYASLADLMVHAEETLQNLKSDLHQIRGPLRVAAPTNASIGVLAPMWSGFLKTYPEIRLTLNLSNDNKDLQDNRFDLALRFGPQTDVSLYQKRIGSVATMMVASPEYIARESAPQSLEDLHQHRLIWVSSLPSWHLRNRDTGAEETIYLSADIAVDDITLARQIVADGHGIALLPVTEAATDLEAGRLEIVLPSWTGQVRNAYLVWPTGRLLSARAKSLCDFIEEFMASRKVLQGGLPI, encoded by the coding sequence ATGCTCGACGACATCTCTTTGTTCATTCATATCACCCAATGCCGAAGCCTGGCTGCGGCGGCGAGCAAACTGGACCTGCCGGCCGCGACGGTGACGCGGCGATTGAGGCGGCTTGAAGAAACGCTCGGGGCTCGGCTCATTCACAGATCCGCGCGAAAATTCGCGCTGACCAGCGAAGGGGAGGCTTACTACGCTTCTCTTGCCGACCTAATGGTCCATGCCGAAGAAACACTTCAGAACCTTAAGTCGGATCTCCATCAGATCCGCGGGCCCTTGAGAGTGGCAGCACCGACCAACGCCTCCATCGGGGTTCTGGCACCGATGTGGTCCGGTTTTCTGAAAACCTATCCGGAGATCCGCCTCACATTGAACCTGAGCAATGACAACAAGGACCTTCAGGACAATCGCTTCGATCTGGCGCTCAGGTTCGGTCCGCAGACGGACGTCTCGCTCTACCAGAAGCGAATCGGCAGCGTGGCAACCATGATGGTGGCATCGCCGGAATACATTGCGCGTGAGAGCGCGCCGCAAAGTCTTGAAGATCTGCATCAGCACAGACTTATCTGGGTTTCGTCGTTGCCGAGCTGGCATCTCAGGAACCGGGACACCGGTGCTGAAGAAACCATTTATCTCAGCGCGGATATTGCGGTCGATGACATCACTCTGGCGCGCCAGATCGTGGCGGATGGTCACGGCATTGCTCTTTTGCCGGTGACCGAGGCCGCAACGGATCTGGAAGCTGGAAGGTTGGAGATTGTGCTCCCATCCTGGACGGGGCAGGTCCGCAATGCCTATCTGGTCTGGCCGACAGGCCGCTTGTTGAGTGCGCGCGCAAAATCGCTCTGCGACTTCATCGAAGAGTTTATGGCGTCCAGAAAGGTGCTTCAGGGCGGGTTGCCGATCTGA
- a CDS encoding ABC transporter substrate-binding protein: MTKSLRRGCFTATGFTLAAALLSSVSFASAAELRWSSPTDPQTMDPHAVNSAPVLGFLNNVYEGLVRRDKDMQIEGSLAESWEPLGGDGWRFKLREGVKFHDGADLTAEDVLFSYERASSEEADTSSWFAPVKEVKIVDDYTVDFLTHAPNPIFPDSIANFMIMDKGWAEANGAVRPAKEEETYATLNANGTGPFVLASREPGVQTVLEPFDGWWDEKQHNLTKATFLPIANPATAVSGLLSGQVDLINPVPVQDVSRIENQDGLTLHQGIEARVIMLGFAHGHDALKYSDETSDKNPFKDVKVREAVQKAINAEALVDKIMRGNAEVATQLVSAQMKGHSDAATDRIDYDPEGAKALLAEAGYPDGFSFGLMCPNDRYINDEALCKAMSAMLTQAGMKADLNAMPVRNYWPELRAGNFDMYLLGWSPGTFDAEHPVRFLVTTKNDEKKLGSWNFGGYSNARVDELLPLIQKEIDAEKRQEMLDEVAKIIRDDVVYVPLHIQPLLWGSKSNVDLTQRADNFLMLRWINVN, encoded by the coding sequence ATGACCAAGTCATTGCGCCGGGGCTGTTTCACCGCAACCGGTTTTACTCTCGCTGCCGCCCTGCTTTCCTCCGTCTCGTTTGCAAGTGCCGCTGAGCTTCGCTGGTCCTCGCCGACAGATCCACAGACAATGGACCCTCACGCGGTGAACTCAGCACCGGTTCTCGGCTTTCTGAACAACGTTTATGAAGGTCTTGTTCGCCGCGACAAGGACATGCAGATCGAAGGCTCTCTTGCGGAGAGCTGGGAACCTCTCGGCGGCGACGGCTGGCGCTTCAAGCTGCGCGAAGGGGTAAAGTTCCACGATGGCGCTGACCTGACGGCGGAAGACGTGCTGTTCTCCTACGAACGCGCCTCTTCGGAAGAAGCCGACACAAGCTCCTGGTTCGCGCCTGTGAAAGAGGTCAAGATCGTTGATGACTACACGGTCGATTTCCTGACCCACGCGCCCAATCCGATCTTTCCCGATTCAATCGCCAACTTCATGATCATGGACAAGGGCTGGGCAGAGGCTAACGGCGCAGTACGGCCCGCCAAGGAAGAAGAGACCTACGCGACGCTGAATGCAAACGGCACCGGCCCGTTTGTGCTCGCCTCCCGCGAGCCTGGCGTTCAGACTGTTCTGGAGCCGTTCGACGGCTGGTGGGATGAAAAACAGCACAATCTGACCAAGGCGACTTTCCTGCCAATCGCCAATCCGGCAACCGCGGTTTCCGGGTTGTTGAGCGGACAGGTCGACCTGATCAACCCGGTGCCGGTACAGGACGTCTCGCGGATCGAGAACCAGGATGGGCTGACATTGCATCAGGGCATTGAGGCACGCGTGATCATGCTGGGTTTCGCCCATGGACACGACGCCCTGAAATACTCGGACGAAACGAGTGACAAGAACCCGTTCAAGGACGTGAAGGTGCGTGAGGCTGTCCAGAAGGCCATCAACGCGGAAGCTCTCGTCGACAAGATCATGCGCGGCAATGCCGAAGTCGCCACGCAACTGGTGAGCGCCCAGATGAAAGGGCACAGCGACGCGGCGACGGACCGTATCGACTACGACCCCGAAGGCGCAAAAGCGCTCCTGGCAGAGGCAGGTTATCCGGACGGTTTTTCCTTCGGCCTTATGTGCCCGAATGACCGCTATATCAACGACGAGGCACTCTGCAAGGCGATGTCCGCCATGCTGACCCAGGCCGGTATGAAAGCTGACCTCAACGCCATGCCGGTGCGCAATTACTGGCCGGAGCTGCGCGCCGGCAATTTCGACATGTATCTCCTGGGCTGGTCTCCTGGCACATTCGATGCCGAACACCCCGTCCGCTTCCTGGTCACGACCAAGAATGACGAAAAGAAACTCGGCAGCTGGAATTTCGGCGGATACTCGAACGCGCGCGTTGATGAGCTGCTGCCTTTGATCCAGAAGGAAATCGACGCCGAAAAGCGTCAGGAAATGCTGGATGAAGTCGCCAAGATCATTCGCGACGACGTCGTCTATGTGCCGCTGCACATTCAGCCGCTCCTGTGGGGCTCGAAGTCGAATGTCGATCTGACACAACGGGCTGACAACTTCCTGATGCTCCGCTGGATCAATGTGAACTGA